A region of Hydrogenimonas cancrithermarum DNA encodes the following proteins:
- a CDS encoding RDD family protein → MGRWRKVKQGKIGKRREKRKTSDETALPCAPITLRLKAFLTDTFMITMPILYIVIYLVMGDREGFREHMGEGWLIILIVHMAATLLFWKLKAQTPGMKAYDLTLIDPQTGEKPGIVKLFLRYVMLQTAILSFFGMFLPFIMRHKEGLHDLVSGTCIVYRPR, encoded by the coding sequence ATGGGGCGCTGGCGCAAAGTCAAACAGGGAAAGATCGGGAAGCGAAGAGAAAAGAGAAAAACCTCCGATGAAACCGCATTGCCATGCGCTCCGATCACTCTGCGCCTCAAAGCCTTTTTGACCGACACTTTCATGATTACGATGCCGATACTCTACATCGTCATCTATCTTGTCATGGGAGACCGCGAAGGGTTCCGCGAACACATGGGAGAGGGGTGGCTCATCATTCTCATCGTGCATATGGCGGCAACGCTGCTTTTTTGGAAACTCAAAGCCCAGACACCGGGAATGAAGGCATACGACCTTACCCTTATCGATCCGCAAACGGGAGAAAAACCCGGCATCGTCAAACTGTTCCTGCGCTATGTGATGCTTCAAACCGCCATTCTCTCCTTTTTCGGTATGTTCCTACCCTTTATCATGCGGCATAAAGAGGGGCTGCACGACCTGGTCTCCGGTACCTGCATCGTCTACAGACCGCGTTAA
- a CDS encoding flagellar hook protein FlgE — MNTSFYNGVSGVKTYQSGIDVWGNNIANVNTVGYKANLPEFGSIFSQTLVDGNNSPTEDQTGLGSRLASTAISMNQGTLQQSDNALDLAIQGDGWFGVSGINNQQFYTRSGNFSTNAEGYIVDGSGNFLLGTSADNIGLMPDPEDPTKTIPVLTKSVEYVNLTTPQGQGKLQLPTRMYYPPEASTKAEFKANLPVDYGTGQIFNLRAGLIAPDGSKHTLTIAFTKSAEQPELGTSWKYRAYIDEEGTPSSEVLGTLEFDERGALKTLPATFSIDNHGGPVMVTLGTTPYDGLVSIAGADIASSSVADGFPEGYLDGYRIDQEANIIASFDNGRLSSIGKIAVFHFQNDQGLEKAGGNIFRTSSNSGGPHFFTDNEGNTVLGAQVINNALENSNVSLATALTELIVMQKAFDANAKSITTADQMIQKAINMKK, encoded by the coding sequence ATGAATACCTCATTCTATAACGGTGTCTCGGGTGTCAAAACCTATCAAAGCGGAATCGACGTCTGGGGCAACAACATCGCGAATGTCAACACAGTCGGATACAAAGCCAACCTGCCGGAATTCGGATCCATCTTTTCTCAGACTCTCGTCGATGGAAACAACTCCCCCACGGAGGATCAGACGGGACTCGGCTCGAGACTGGCATCGACGGCGATCAGCATGAATCAAGGAACGCTCCAACAGAGCGACAATGCACTCGACCTTGCCATACAAGGAGACGGATGGTTCGGCGTAAGCGGCATCAACAATCAGCAGTTTTATACCCGAAGCGGCAACTTCTCGACCAATGCCGAAGGGTACATCGTCGATGGAAGCGGGAACTTCCTGCTCGGAACCAGTGCCGACAACATCGGCCTTATGCCCGACCCGGAAGACCCGACGAAAACCATTCCCGTACTCACCAAATCGGTTGAATACGTCAACCTTACCACACCGCAGGGGCAGGGGAAACTGCAGCTTCCCACACGCATGTATTATCCACCCGAAGCCTCGACCAAAGCTGAATTCAAAGCCAACCTTCCCGTCGATTATGGGACAGGGCAGATTTTCAATCTCCGGGCCGGCCTTATCGCACCGGACGGATCGAAACATACATTGACCATCGCCTTCACCAAAAGTGCCGAACAGCCGGAACTTGGAACTTCCTGGAAATATCGTGCCTATATCGACGAGGAGGGAACCCCCTCTTCGGAAGTCCTCGGCACTCTGGAGTTCGACGAACGGGGAGCTCTGAAAACACTCCCCGCAACCTTCTCCATCGATAATCACGGGGGGCCGGTCATGGTGACACTCGGGACGACACCCTACGACGGCCTGGTCTCCATCGCCGGTGCCGACATCGCATCCTCTTCCGTCGCGGACGGCTTTCCGGAGGGGTATCTCGACGGTTACCGCATCGATCAGGAGGCCAATATCATCGCCTCTTTCGACAACGGGAGGCTCAGCAGTATAGGTAAAATTGCGGTGTTCCATTTTCAAAACGATCAGGGTCTGGAAAAAGCCGGCGGAAATATCTTTCGCACCTCTTCCAACAGCGGTGGTCCGCATTTTTTCACCGATAACGAGGGCAACACCGTACTCGGAGCACAAGTTATCAACAATGCCCTCGAAAACAGCAACGTCAGCCTGGCGACCGCTTTGACGGAACTGATCGTTATGCAAAAAGCGTTCGATGCCAATGCCAAAAGTATTACGACTGCCGATCAGATGATCCAAAAAGCGATCAATATGAAGAAATAG
- a CDS encoding MFS transporter encodes MFWRLSAFYLFYFAIIGVYVIFFPKALQMAGYSSAQIGVLLSAAPLMRFLVPFFFLKHIKLDRKSYTLSLIILSISVLLFYPALEHFKALLAVNLLFGASISISLPFVEARALEVLDRHIYGRSRLFGSIGFMLIALWLGKVLETPLDALHYLLGTTLMTTLSGLAIVYGLKPHHAKSEKKGSGANFSILRFWPLWLSFFLMQVSFGGFYNFFTIYETSHGIGLEMTSWLWSFGVICEIAMLYFQGPLLHKNLLVILQITIAVTALRWMLLWLFPDSLAMTFATQSLHALGFALYHSASITLLYSLYRQKALAQQFFLGISYGLGGFVGAILAGQIYGEYLFLIESMIALTAFSILKLQKGITITSNRPI; translated from the coding sequence ATGTTCTGGCGGCTTTCGGCTTTTTATCTCTTCTATTTCGCCATTATCGGCGTCTATGTCATCTTCTTTCCCAAAGCGCTGCAGATGGCCGGTTACTCGAGTGCACAGATTGGAGTGCTTCTTTCGGCGGCACCGCTGATGCGGTTTCTGGTCCCCTTCTTTTTTCTCAAGCATATCAAACTCGATCGAAAGAGTTATACTCTTTCACTGATCATCCTCTCCATCTCGGTCCTTCTTTTCTACCCGGCACTGGAGCATTTCAAGGCACTCCTCGCGGTCAATCTCCTTTTCGGTGCCTCCATCAGTATCTCTTTGCCCTTTGTCGAAGCCCGGGCGCTCGAAGTGCTCGACAGGCACATCTACGGGCGTTCGAGGCTTTTCGGTTCCATCGGTTTTATGCTGATTGCATTGTGGCTCGGGAAAGTGTTGGAAACACCTCTGGATGCGCTCCACTACCTCCTTGGCACGACTCTGATGACGACGCTCAGTGGGCTGGCCATCGTCTACGGCCTGAAACCACACCACGCCAAAAGCGAAAAAAAGGGGAGTGGCGCAAACTTTTCGATCCTGCGCTTCTGGCCTTTGTGGCTCAGCTTCTTTCTAATGCAGGTGAGTTTCGGAGGATTCTACAACTTTTTCACGATCTACGAGACCAGCCACGGCATCGGACTCGAGATGACCAGCTGGCTCTGGAGTTTCGGCGTCATCTGTGAAATCGCCATGCTCTACTTCCAGGGTCCGCTACTCCATAAAAATCTGCTCGTCATTCTGCAGATCACGATCGCCGTCACGGCACTGCGGTGGATGCTGCTATGGCTCTTTCCCGATTCCCTGGCAATGACTTTCGCCACCCAGAGCCTCCATGCGCTCGGTTTCGCACTCTATCACAGCGCATCGATCACGCTGCTCTATTCACTCTACCGCCAAAAAGCGCTGGCACAGCAATTTTTTCTGGGCATCTCCTATGGGCTGGGCGGTTTTGTCGGAGCTATTCTGGCCGGACAGATCTATGGCGAGTATCTGTTTCTTATCGAATCCATGATCGCGCTCACGGCCTTTTCGATCCTGAAACTTCAAAAGGGCATAACGATCACGTCGAATCGGCCGATATAG
- the typA gene encoding translational GTPase TypA — translation MQNIRNIAVIAHVDHGKTTLVDGLLQQSGTFEAHKEVAERVMDSNDIEKERGITILSKNTAIRYNDYKINIIDTPGHADFGGEVERVLKMVDGVLLLVDAQEGVMPQTKFVLKKAIELGLRPIVVVNKIDKPAAEPERVVDEVFDLLVALEADETQLDFPVLYAAARDGYAKWNMDDENRDLTPLFDAILEYVPAPEGSPDNTLQTQIFTLDYDNYVGRIGIARIFNGRVKAGEQVLLAKSDGEKVKGRISKLIGFLGLERIEIDEAEAGDIVAIAGFNEIDVGDTITDPNDPQPLDPLHIEEPTLSVIFSVNDGPFAGREGKFVTSNKLKERLEKEMQTNIAMRLEQLGEGSFKVSGRGELQISILAENMRREGFEFLISRPEVVIKEENGVRMEPYEHLVIDVPEEFSGSVIEKLGRRKAEMTSMNPMPDGTTRIEFEIPARGLIGFRTQFLTDTKGEGIMNHSFLAYRPFVGNVEHRANGALISMENGKALGYSLFNLQDRGTLFIKPQTEVYVGMIIGEHARPNDLEVNPIKGKKLSNVRSSGADDAIVLVPPREMTLERAMEWIEDDELVEVTPENIRVRKRYLDPHVRKRMEKQKK, via the coding sequence ATGCAAAATATTCGCAATATTGCCGTTATCGCACACGTCGACCACGGTAAGACGACACTGGTTGACGGGCTGCTGCAGCAATCGGGCACATTCGAGGCCCACAAAGAGGTGGCCGAGCGTGTCATGGACAGCAACGACATCGAAAAAGAGCGCGGGATCACGATTCTCTCCAAGAATACGGCGATCCGCTACAACGACTACAAGATCAACATCATCGACACCCCGGGCCATGCCGACTTCGGCGGGGAAGTGGAACGGGTACTTAAAATGGTCGACGGCGTTTTGCTACTGGTAGATGCCCAGGAAGGGGTTATGCCGCAGACGAAATTCGTCTTGAAAAAGGCGATCGAACTGGGCCTTCGCCCGATCGTCGTCGTCAACAAGATCGACAAGCCGGCCGCCGAGCCCGAGCGTGTCGTCGACGAAGTCTTCGACCTGTTGGTCGCCCTCGAAGCGGACGAAACGCAACTCGACTTTCCTGTTCTCTACGCCGCCGCGCGCGACGGGTATGCCAAATGGAACATGGATGACGAAAACAGAGATCTGACGCCGCTTTTCGATGCGATTTTGGAGTATGTACCGGCTCCCGAAGGAAGCCCCGACAATACACTTCAGACACAGATCTTTACGCTCGATTACGACAATTACGTCGGACGTATCGGTATCGCGCGTATCTTCAACGGGCGTGTCAAGGCGGGCGAGCAGGTGCTTTTGGCCAAAAGCGACGGGGAAAAAGTCAAGGGGCGCATCAGCAAACTGATCGGATTTTTGGGGCTCGAGCGTATCGAGATCGATGAGGCGGAAGCAGGCGATATCGTCGCGATCGCGGGTTTCAACGAGATTGATGTGGGTGACACGATCACCGATCCGAACGATCCGCAGCCGCTCGATCCGCTTCATATCGAAGAGCCCACCCTGTCGGTTATCTTCAGTGTCAACGATGGTCCGTTCGCCGGCCGCGAAGGGAAGTTCGTCACCTCAAACAAGCTCAAAGAGCGTCTCGAAAAAGAGATGCAGACCAACATCGCGATGCGCCTCGAACAACTGGGTGAAGGAAGTTTCAAAGTCTCCGGCCGCGGGGAGCTGCAGATCTCGATTCTTGCGGAAAATATGCGCCGTGAAGGGTTCGAATTTCTGATTTCCCGCCCCGAAGTCGTCATCAAAGAGGAGAACGGTGTTCGTATGGAACCGTACGAGCACCTCGTGATCGACGTACCCGAAGAGTTCAGCGGGTCGGTCATCGAGAAGCTTGGCCGCCGCAAGGCGGAGATGACTTCGATGAACCCGATGCCGGACGGTACGACGCGCATCGAGTTCGAGATTCCGGCACGCGGGCTTATCGGTTTCAGAACGCAGTTTCTGACCGATACCAAAGGCGAGGGGATCATGAACCACTCCTTCCTGGCCTATCGCCCCTTCGTCGGCAATGTCGAACACCGTGCCAACGGTGCCCTTATCTCGATGGAGAACGGCAAAGCGCTGGGTTACTCGCTTTTCAACCTGCAAGACCGTGGCACACTGTTCATCAAACCGCAGACTGAAGTCTATGTGGGGATGATCATCGGAGAACATGCCCGTCCCAACGATCTGGAAGTCAACCCGATCAAGGGCAAGAAACTCTCCAACGTCCGTTCTTCCGGTGCCGACGATGCGATCGTTCTCGTGCCGCCGCGTGAAATGACGCTCGAGCGTGCGATGGAGTGGATCGAAGACGACGAACTGGTCGAAGTGACACCGGAAAACATCCGCGTGCGCAAACGCTATCTCGATCCGCACGTGCGCAAACGTATGGAAAAACAGAAGAAGTAG
- the fliK gene encoding flagellar hook-length control protein FliK, translating into MATSILPPLKTVQAEILAETPEISDSTKNPELFRELLSMIQSESYEEREPRSLFDVSKRERKPSMQPMQSLISESKTEKDPKKPHLRLKPNETLPFVKSKSTLRNAKSPDVEERVPKKFENTVLQLLTRSLSLEHLPKFLTKHPTKHSSDLPKEHTDIPLRRNAILSLASLNRNLEKEEAVQTIKSSKGIGDLVKRAEDFGLNPKAIEIKSEIEKPGVSIQSFRSPAAVKENPIPLQTLLQHAPHLSKSVATLVRQPKRAETAASRPIETRPTLQALLDKVKTEKKILNENAKHEKNRSSVDFPKSSSDGRISRVKSPSKPQRNPDFRDLLSTVEQSGGNRKIETNTLQSSSGNEEAKIPSSTSKTRQSDLEIVETARNEIERKTSEHLNQKIADAKTTIRHFAQNLQREVENYKPPFTRMQLTLDPKDLGSVEVTLISRGNNLHIQVNSNPTAIGIMATQGQELKNQLVSMGFTDVQMQFNMNQQQQHQHQRRSEAENRYLKMEEISENYESLDLIIPQYI; encoded by the coding sequence ATGGCCACATCCATTCTTCCTCCTTTGAAAACGGTGCAGGCAGAGATATTGGCCGAAACTCCGGAAATTTCCGATTCGACAAAAAATCCCGAGCTTTTCAGGGAGCTTCTGAGCATGATTCAAAGCGAGTCGTATGAAGAGAGAGAACCGCGTTCCCTTTTCGACGTATCGAAGAGGGAGCGGAAGCCGTCAATGCAACCAATGCAATCGCTGATTTCCGAATCGAAAACCGAAAAAGACCCAAAAAAGCCTCACCTTCGTCTTAAGCCGAACGAGACGCTTCCTTTCGTCAAATCCAAATCCACCCTACGAAATGCAAAAAGTCCAGATGTCGAGGAAAGGGTGCCAAAGAAATTCGAAAATACGGTTTTGCAGCTTCTCACACGTTCATTATCGTTGGAACATTTACCGAAATTTCTGACAAAACATCCAACGAAACATTCAAGCGATCTACCAAAAGAGCATACCGACATACCCTTGCGACGAAACGCGATCCTTTCCCTGGCTTCGCTGAACCGGAATCTGGAAAAAGAGGAGGCGGTTCAAACGATCAAATCATCGAAAGGGATCGGCGACCTCGTCAAACGTGCCGAGGATTTCGGGCTCAATCCCAAAGCCATAGAGATAAAGTCCGAAATAGAGAAACCCGGCGTCTCCATACAGAGCTTTCGATCTCCAGCAGCGGTGAAAGAGAATCCGATACCTCTACAGACACTTTTACAACACGCTCCACATCTATCAAAAAGCGTTGCCACCCTGGTCCGGCAGCCGAAAAGAGCCGAAACGGCCGCATCCCGTCCCATCGAGACTCGACCCACCCTTCAGGCTCTGCTCGATAAAGTGAAAACAGAGAAGAAAATTTTGAACGAAAACGCCAAGCATGAGAAAAACCGATCATCGGTGGATTTTCCGAAATCTTCCTCGGATGGCAGGATTTCACGAGTGAAATCTCCTTCGAAACCTCAGCGAAACCCTGACTTCAGAGACCTTCTTTCAACGGTCGAACAGAGCGGCGGAAACAGAAAAATAGAGACGAATACACTACAAAGTTCCAGTGGAAACGAAGAGGCAAAAATTCCATCTTCGACTTCCAAAACGCGGCAGAGCGATCTGGAAATAGTGGAAACGGCACGAAACGAGATAGAGAGAAAAACGTCGGAACATCTGAATCAGAAAATCGCCGATGCAAAAACGACGATACGCCATTTTGCACAAAATCTGCAAAGGGAGGTCGAAAACTACAAACCGCCCTTTACCCGTATGCAGCTTACACTTGATCCCAAAGATCTCGGCAGCGTCGAAGTGACGCTGATAAGCCGGGGAAATAATCTTCATATCCAGGTCAATTCCAACCCTACCGCCATCGGAATCATGGCGACGCAGGGGCAGGAGTTGAAGAACCAGCTCGTATCGATGGGCTTCACCGATGTCCAGATGCAATTCAATATGAATCAGCAGCAGCAACACCAACACCAACGCCGCTCGGAAGCGGAGAACCGCTATCTTAAGATGGAAGAGATTTCCGAGAATTATGAATCGCTCGACCTGATCATCCCCCAATACATTTAA
- a CDS encoding LemA family protein, producing the protein MNFLIGIGVILLIGVLIYNTLVSRRNQCDNIFASIDALLKKRYNLIPNLVTLMKESMKYEKGLLEKVTELRSKAMQPNLTREQKIAIADELTQPLHGLMVAVENYPELKANEQIIQLMHTLNEIEEQIAAARRAYNQAVTDYNNTRQMFPSSLIANWFNFGPKTLFEIPEIERKNIDIKELLEP; encoded by the coding sequence ATGAATTTTCTTATCGGCATCGGTGTGATACTCCTGATAGGGGTACTGATCTACAACACGCTCGTTTCCCGCCGCAATCAATGTGACAATATTTTCGCTTCGATCGACGCGCTGCTCAAAAAGCGTTACAACCTCATCCCGAATCTCGTGACGTTGATGAAAGAGTCGATGAAATACGAGAAGGGTCTGCTCGAAAAGGTGACCGAGCTTCGTTCCAAAGCGATGCAGCCAAACCTCACGCGGGAGCAGAAGATCGCCATCGCCGATGAGCTGACCCAGCCGCTGCACGGTTTGATGGTAGCGGTTGAAAACTATCCGGAGCTCAAGGCGAACGAACAGATTATACAGTTGATGCATACCCTCAACGAGATCGAAGAACAGATCGCCGCGGCAAGGCGCGCCTACAACCAGGCGGTGACCGACTACAACAACACCCGCCAGATGTTCCCCTCTTCGCTGATCGCAAACTGGTTCAATTTTGGACCTAAAACGCTTTTCGAAATACCGGAAATCGAACGCAAAAACATCGATATCAAAGAGCTGCTTGAACCGTGA
- a CDS encoding NAD(P)H-dependent oxidoreductase — translation MENREVFLKAMQERYSCKRFDENRKIPKEDLEMILEFGRLSPSSFGMEPWRFSVVQSQTLKERIRPLCWDQPQITTCSDLVLVKSILGPLAPGSRYSRDMLSRRDLPKEKVEAYCDLYDTFAAHKLATEGLFCWGSKQCYIAAANMMTGAAAMGIDSCPIEGFEKEKVEALLEMDPAKEELALIIAFGYRVKPAPEKIRLPLDQIVEYL, via the coding sequence ATGGAGAATAGAGAGGTTTTTCTAAAGGCGATGCAGGAACGATATTCCTGCAAGCGATTTGACGAAAACAGAAAGATCCCCAAAGAGGATCTGGAGATGATTTTGGAGTTCGGCAGGCTCAGCCCCTCATCGTTCGGGATGGAGCCGTGGCGCTTCAGTGTCGTGCAGAGCCAAACGCTGAAGGAGCGGATCAGACCGCTCTGCTGGGACCAGCCACAGATCACCACCTGCAGCGATCTGGTGCTCGTCAAATCGATCCTCGGACCGCTGGCCCCCGGCAGCCGCTACAGCAGGGATATGCTCTCCCGACGCGACCTTCCCAAAGAGAAGGTCGAAGCCTACTGTGACTTGTACGATACCTTCGCCGCGCATAAACTGGCGACGGAGGGGCTGTTTTGCTGGGGATCGAAGCAGTGCTACATCGCGGCGGCCAACATGATGACGGGTGCGGCCGCAATGGGGATCGACAGCTGCCCGATCGAAGGTTTCGAGAAGGAGAAGGTGGAGGCGCTGCTTGAAATGGACCCGGCCAAAGAGGAGCTTGCGCTTATCATCGCTTTCGGTTATCGGGTCAAGCCGGCGCCGGAAAAGATCCGGCTTCCGCTCGATCAAATCGTAGAGTATCTTTAA
- a CDS encoding DUF3137 domain-containing protein yields the protein MKFNTSDLLDYYYEGLYPELEALEKERKRIVRQIVVVFIVVALALLWILSRTGGNAETFLFLAFGAFVLLGFVINWLMGSYRRRFKERIFRKIVTRIDPNLIYIPDGMIPKTIFRLSGLFSDDIDHYDGNDLIRGKIGETPIEFSDLTVEKETTDAKGRKDRHTIFAGTFIMTEFHKSFKHTTMVFPDIAERYLGVLGGWLQGMASKKLVRMDNPAFEKEFKVYADDPIEAHYLLTPIIMEKLVALKKRADAPLYLSFKYDKLFIAIANGGDWFEPTLLKSLLSIDIFKAYIENLNLILGIVEELNLNRRIWSKE from the coding sequence GTGAAATTCAATACGTCGGATCTGCTCGATTACTACTATGAAGGGCTTTATCCGGAGCTTGAAGCGCTCGAAAAAGAGCGGAAGCGGATTGTCCGGCAGATCGTTGTCGTTTTCATTGTCGTGGCGCTTGCCCTCCTTTGGATTCTTTCGCGGACGGGAGGCAACGCAGAGACCTTCCTTTTCCTAGCCTTCGGTGCGTTCGTACTTCTCGGTTTTGTGATCAATTGGCTGATGGGCTCCTACCGTCGGCGATTCAAAGAGCGGATTTTCAGAAAAATCGTTACTAGAATCGATCCGAATCTAATTTACATTCCGGACGGAATGATCCCAAAAACCATTTTTCGGCTCAGTGGCCTCTTCAGTGACGATATCGACCACTACGACGGCAACGACCTGATCAGAGGGAAGATCGGTGAAACGCCGATCGAGTTCAGCGATCTGACGGTGGAGAAGGAGACGACCGATGCGAAAGGCAGAAAAGATCGCCATACCATCTTTGCGGGCACTTTCATCATGACGGAATTTCACAAATCGTTCAAGCATACTACGATGGTGTTTCCCGATATCGCGGAGAGATATCTGGGAGTTTTGGGTGGCTGGTTGCAGGGCATGGCCAGTAAAAAGCTGGTCCGTATGGACAATCCTGCGTTCGAAAAGGAGTTCAAAGTCTATGCGGACGACCCGATCGAGGCACACTATCTGTTGACGCCGATTATCATGGAGAAACTGGTGGCCTTGAAAAAAAGGGCCGATGCACCCCTCTATCTCTCCTTCAAGTACGACAAACTCTTCATCGCCATCGCCAACGGGGGCGACTGGTTCGAACCGACACTGCTGAAGTCACTTTTGAGCATCGACATTTTCAAAGCGTACATAGAGAATCTTAATCTTATTCTCGGTATCGTAGAGGAGCTCAATCTGAACCGACGAATCTGGAGCAAGGAGTAA
- a CDS encoding TIGR04219 family outer membrane beta-barrel protein, with the protein MKRISLIASAVIAFTATTATADTIGGEIAVGGWNHEPSGWIQYPSNPTDANKIDLNKDLNLDTKSEIYIRAKIEHPIPILPNIKLAYTQATSSGEGESTNDYQFGDITIPAGSKTSTDAQLNSYDATFYYEIIDIGMDLDLGITARYIDGYTDITVNPGTPGEQHDKSDLSFVLPLIYANVRVPIPFFEGLSVGAEGNYITYDGSTVYDLQADLRYTFTMGLGVEAGYRAQKYKLDDVEDTSSDVDIEGFFVGAVWDF; encoded by the coding sequence ATGAAAAGAATATCCCTCATCGCTTCCGCCGTGATCGCGTTCACGGCGACAACGGCAACGGCCGATACCATCGGCGGGGAGATCGCCGTCGGAGGATGGAACCACGAACCGAGCGGTTGGATCCAATACCCGTCGAACCCGACAGATGCCAACAAGATCGATCTGAACAAAGATCTGAACCTCGATACAAAAAGTGAAATCTACATTCGTGCGAAAATCGAACATCCGATTCCTATACTGCCCAACATAAAACTCGCCTACACCCAGGCGACCAGCAGTGGAGAAGGAGAATCGACGAACGACTATCAGTTTGGAGATATCACGATTCCCGCCGGCTCCAAGACATCGACCGATGCCCAGCTCAACAGTTACGATGCGACTTTCTATTACGAAATCATCGATATCGGAATGGATCTGGATCTCGGTATCACGGCACGCTATATCGACGGATATACCGATATCACCGTCAACCCCGGTACCCCTGGCGAACAGCACGACAAAAGCGATCTCTCCTTCGTTCTCCCGCTCATTTACGCGAACGTCCGTGTTCCGATTCCGTTTTTCGAAGGTCTCTCCGTCGGTGCCGAAGGAAACTACATCACCTACGACGGAAGCACCGTCTACGATCTGCAGGCGGACCTGCGCTATACCTTCACGATGGGGCTGGGTGTCGAAGCGGGATATCGGGCTCAGAAATACAAGCTCGACGATGTGGAAGATACCAGCAGCGACGTCGACATCGAAGGGTTTTTCGTCGGCGCCGTCTGGGATTTTTAA
- a CDS encoding FlgD immunoglobulin-like domain containing protein yields MDVTNTLATPSISTANDTIQNPNGILGKDDFLQLLLIEMRYQDPTDPMDTEKILTQTSELASLESSENTNKALEDLAATLGASQNLSAVTAIGKLADLGNDDIRLDESGSTRFDLYLPEALQAGTFTITDVSGNVVKTIRLENLAQGVQQFEWDGTDDQGNRVDSGIYHGSISYVTPDENEVKSRVGVYPIESVRFENNEAYFKLGNSYVPLAQIEEIYEG; encoded by the coding sequence ATGGATGTGACAAATACACTGGCCACCCCATCGATTTCCACCGCAAACGATACCATCCAAAACCCGAACGGTATTTTGGGAAAAGACGATTTTTTACAACTTCTGCTTATCGAAATGCGCTACCAGGATCCTACCGACCCGATGGATACGGAAAAGATTTTGACACAAACGTCGGAACTGGCATCACTGGAATCGTCGGAAAACACGAACAAGGCCCTCGAAGATTTGGCTGCAACGCTTGGAGCTTCTCAGAATTTGAGTGCCGTAACCGCCATCGGCAAACTTGCCGATCTCGGCAATGACGATATTCGTCTCGATGAGAGCGGATCGACACGATTCGATCTCTACCTGCCCGAAGCGTTGCAGGCGGGAACATTCACGATCACCGATGTGAGCGGAAATGTCGTCAAAACCATCAGACTCGAAAATCTTGCACAAGGTGTGCAACAGTTCGAGTGGGACGGAACGGACGACCAGGGCAACAGAGTCGATAGCGGAATCTATCACGGTTCCATCTCTTACGTCACTCCCGATGAAAACGAAGTAAAAAGCCGCGTCGGAGTCTATCCGATCGAATCGGTCCGGTTCGAAAACAACGAAGCCTATTTCAAACTCGGAAACAGTTATGTCCCTCTGGCTCAGATCGAAGAGATTTATGAAGGATAA
- the pyrE gene encoding orotate phosphoribosyltransferase, whose amino-acid sequence MDIKQIYMDADALLHGHFKLSSGNHSEYYLQSAKVLEDPKTAKILAEALAAQIREYGLEVDTVCSPAIGGLIAGFALATALDCRYIFTERVDGTMTLRRGFEVKENEKILICEDIITTGGSAMEAAAEVERLGAKVVGFAALANRGFCKRIGSDLDRKPNCKLPEDKPFFALADFDFPMYSPEECPMCKAGSEAIKPGSRGN is encoded by the coding sequence ATGGATATCAAACAGATCTATATGGATGCCGATGCCTTGCTGCACGGCCACTTCAAACTGAGCTCCGGCAACCACTCCGAATACTACCTTCAGTCGGCCAAAGTCCTCGAAGACCCGAAGACCGCCAAAATTCTGGCTGAAGCGCTGGCGGCGCAGATCAGGGAATACGGGCTCGAGGTCGACACCGTCTGTTCACCCGCCATCGGTGGGCTCATTGCAGGCTTCGCGCTGGCGACGGCACTGGACTGCCGCTACATCTTTACCGAACGGGTCGATGGCACCATGACGCTGCGCCGCGGATTCGAGGTAAAAGAGAATGAGAAGATCCTCATCTGCGAAGATATCATCACCACCGGCGGCTCCGCGATGGAAGCGGCAGCCGAAGTGGAGAGGCTGGGTGCGAAAGTCGTCGGGTTCGCGGCACTCGCCAACCGCGGCTTCTGCAAACGTATCGGCAGTGACTTGGACCGCAAACCCAACTGCAAACTGCCCGAAGACAAACCCTTCTTCGCACTTGCGGACTTCGACTTCCCGATGTACAGCCCGGAGGAGTGCCCGATGTGCAAAGCGGGCAGCGAAGCGATCAAGCCCGGCAGCCGCGGCAACTAA